In one Myripristis murdjan chromosome 5, fMyrMur1.1, whole genome shotgun sequence genomic region, the following are encoded:
- the LOC115359339 gene encoding uncharacterized protein LOC115359339 isoform X1, translated as MTSCPHCQQSGAAEGAAGTGRRPLLEKLLPDGYVHLVCSYEETAQTHFRAQIKLRITSEGEVHKWLEDFQTSSGVTWRISKTYPNSGRYNAYRVNLRCQHNTFPKSVVKKTKNTSCGATMYLMLKRHTYSQNRKSRSGDPHIKDGYLLNVNLKHEHNHPLSCADAVRRRAVSDETVAKLKTLFESGHSPSSALHTIKFDLQEQEGDNYLTAATDHSICPDIQFCFRLYYRLFQRRYRSPSGEELLVELQDRLQQYNRLQADTSAKMEQTEDGQLVVAVCTPLMKRVHTKLRESGEIIFVDSSGNCGRQKHRIFLLLTHSAAGGLPLGVIVTTSESQSTITAGLQLLQTLLPGGGFFGRKQPQVVMTDDCRALRQSLQAVFPEAKLLLCVFHQLQAMWRWLWNAHNGVAKQDRPQLLNLFKSLVYADSTLALIAQYNRCLADAVAMKYPRFLHHLAEVYERHEEWAVCLRDDFPTRGPNGSSFVESAVKVMKEKVLHRLKAYNATQLVDFVTSRMEGYYVRRLNDVANNRMAGLARAKPLLHANDVDGEIIVQVDQNHYVVQSATSELQYDVNLAIGCCTCAVGVTGAPCKHQNAILSKFGHHEIFLHVTTPQMRRLYREIATGSEGVLPELGDSSHVSASPGRGTSGEQLQETVQPDDRMELPDYSRQLMQQLWALKKEGHLCDCTILVGDSQHRAHKLVLAASSMLFRSLLDGSDTISIDTAVVSSQEFGCLLDMVYTGRLPVGKHNVSRIVAAAESLQMFDVAVGFKNILSSLVSPPAAVPPAHGRDPRLQNAEGQTASAEGEPSAEKEARTPGRTKIMNATLSSLAVIPESIICLKADEPVADYAVMDDVYQGTGLLRH; from the exons AAACTATTACCGGATGGATATGTCCATTTGGTGTGCTCCTACGAGGAGACGGCACAGACTCACTTTAGGGCGCAGATTAAACTGAGGATTACCTCAGAAGGTGAGGTTCATAAATGGCTGGAGGATTTCCAGACCTCCTCTGGGGTGACCTGGAGGATCTCCAAAACGTATCCCAATAGTGGACGCTACAACGCGTACAGG GTGAACCTGCGGTGTCAGCACAACACCTTTCCCAAATCAGTTGTGAAAAAGACCAAAAACACGTCATGCGGCGCCACCATGTACCTGATGCTGAAGAGACACACCTACAGCCAGAACAGGAAGTCAAG GTCTGGGGATCCTCACATTAAAGACGGCTACCTGTTGAATGTCAATCTCAAACACGAGCACAACCACCCGCTGTCGTGTGCGGACGCCGTGCGGAGACGAGCCGTCTCGGACGAGACCGTGGCCAAACTGAAGACGCTGTTTGAGAGCGGCCACTCGCCCTCCTCCGCCCTGCACACCATCAAGTTCGACCtgcaggagcaggagggggaCAACTATTTGACCGCTGCTACAGACCACTCCATCTGTCCTGACATCCAGTTCTGCTTCAG gctgTACTACAGGCTCTTCCAGAGACGGTACCGTTCTCCGTCAGGTGAGGAGCTGCTGGTGGAGCTGCAGGACCGACTCCAGCAGTACAACAGGCTGCAGGCCGACACCAGCGCCAAAATGGAACAAACTGAGGACGGCCAGTTGGTCGTTGCTGTATGCACCCCGCTCATGAAGAGGGTGCACACGAAGCTGAGAGAGAGCGGAGAAATCATCTTTGTGGATTCATCGGGAAATTGCGGCCGCCAGAAGCACCGGATATTTCTCCTCCTGACCCACTCGGCCGCCGGGGGGCTGCCGCTGGGGGTGATAGTGACGACGTCAGAGAGCCAGTCCACCATCACAGCcgggctgcagctgctgcaaacCCTCCTGCCCGGCGGTGGGTTTTTTGGACGGAAACAGCCTCAGGTGGTCATGACGGACGACTGCAGGGCTCTGCGTCAGTCCCTGCAGGCCGTGTTCCCCGAGgccaagctgctgctgtgtgtgttccacCAGCTGCAGGCCATGTGGAGGTGGCTGTGGAACGCCCACAACGGCGTGGCCAAGCAAGACCGACCGCAGCTCCTCAACTTGTTCAAGAGCCTCGTGTACGCCGACTCCACCCTGGCACTGATAGCACAGTACAACAGATGTCTCGCCGACGCCGTTGCCATGAAATATCCTCGATTCCTCCACCACCTGGCAGAG GTCTATGAGAGACATGAAGAGTGGGCCGTCTGTCTTCGCGATGATTTCCCGACCAGAGGGCCCAACGGCAGCAGTTTTGTGGAGAGTGCTGTCAAAGTGATGAAGGAGAAGGTCCTCCACAGGCTGAAGGCGTACAACGCCACTCAGCTGGTGGATTTTGTCACCAGCAGGATGGAGGGCTACTACGTCCGCCGCCTCAACGACGTAGCAAACAACAGAATGGCCGGGCTTGCCAGAGCAAAGCCTCTCCTTCATGCAAATGATGTGGATGGTGAAATCATTGTACAG GTAGACCAGAATCACTACGTGGTTCAAAGTGCAACATCTGAGTTGCAGTATGACGTCAACTTGGCGATCGGATGCTGCACGTGTGCGGTCGGAGTCACTGGTGCGCCCTGCAAACACCAAAACGCAATCCTGAGCAAGTTTGGCCATCATGAGATCTTCCTGCACGTCACCACACCTCAGATGAGGAGGCTGTACCGGGAGATCGCAACCG GTAGTGAGGGTGTTTTGCCAGAGTTAGGTGACAGCAGCCATGTGAGTGCCAGTCCTGGACGAG GCACATCTGGcgagcagctgcaggagacgGTCCAGCCTGACGAC AGGATGGAGCTGCCCGACTACAGCAGGCAGCTGATGCAGCAGCTGTGGGCCTTGAAGAAGGAAGGCCACCTGTGTGACTGCACCATCCTGGTGGGAGACAGTCAGCACCGCGCACACAAGCTGGTGCTGGCCGCCTCCAGCATGCTCTTCAG GTCTCTCCTGGACGGCTCAGACACCATCTCCATCGACACGGCCGTGGTTTCCTCGCAGGAGTTTGGCTGCCTGCTGGACATGGTCTACACGGGCCGGCTGCCCGTGGGCAAGCACAACGTCAGCCGCATCGTGGCCGCCGCAGAGAGCCTGCAGATGTTCGACGTGGCCGTCGGCTTCAAGAACATCCTCAGCAGCCTGGTGAGCCCGCCGGCCGCCGTGCCACCCGCACACGGCCGGGACCCCCGGCTCCAGAACGCCGAGGGGCAAACCGCATCCGCTGAAGGAGAACCCTCAGCCGAGAAGGAGGCCCGGACGCCCGGCAGGACCAAG ATCATGAACGCCACGCTGAGCAGCCTGGCCGTGATTCCAGAGAGCATCATCTGTCTCAAG GCTGATGAACCCGTAGCAGATTATGCAGTGATGGATGACGTGTATCAGG gcacTGGGCTTCTCAGGCACTGA
- the LOC115359339 gene encoding uncharacterized protein LOC115359339 isoform X2 — MTSCPHCQQSGAAEGAAGTGRRPLLEKLLPDGYVHLVCSYEETAQTHFRAQIKLRITSEGEVHKWLEDFQTSSGVTWRISKTYPNSGRYNAYRVNLRCQHNTFPKSVVKKTKNTSCGATMYLMLKRHTYSQNRKSRSGDPHIKDGYLLNVNLKHEHNHPLSCADAVRRRAVSDETVAKLKTLFESGHSPSSALHTIKFDLQEQEGDNYLTAATDHSICPDIQFCFRLYYRLFQRRYRSPSGEELLVELQDRLQQYNRLQADTSAKMEQTEDGQLVVAVCTPLMKRVHTKLRESGEIIFVDSSGNCGRQKHRIFLLLTHSAAGGLPLGVIVTTSESQSTITAGLQLLQTLLPGGGFFGRKQPQVVMTDDCRALRQSLQAVFPEAKLLLCVFHQLQAMWRWLWNAHNGVAKQDRPQLLNLFKSLVYADSTLALIAQYNRCLADAVAMKYPRFLHHLAEVYERHEEWAVCLRDDFPTRGPNGSSFVESAVKVMKEKVLHRLKAYNATQLVDFVTSRMEGYYVRRLNDVANNRMAGLARAKPLLHANDVDGEIIVQVDQNHYVVQSATSELQYDVNLAIGCCTCAVGVTGAPCKHQNAILSKFGHHEIFLHVTTPQMRRLYREIATGSEGVLPELGDSSHVSASPGRGTSGEQLQETVQPDDRMELPDYSRQLMQQLWALKKEGHLCDCTILVGDSQHRAHKLVLAASSMLFRSLLDGSDTISIDTAVVSSQEFGCLLDMVYTGRLPVGKHNVSRIVAAAESLQMFDVAVGFKNILSSLVSPPAAVPPAHGRDPRLQNAEGQTASAEGEPSAEKEARTPGRTKIMNATLSSLAVIPESIICLKADEPVADYAVMDDVYQVRVSE; from the exons AAACTATTACCGGATGGATATGTCCATTTGGTGTGCTCCTACGAGGAGACGGCACAGACTCACTTTAGGGCGCAGATTAAACTGAGGATTACCTCAGAAGGTGAGGTTCATAAATGGCTGGAGGATTTCCAGACCTCCTCTGGGGTGACCTGGAGGATCTCCAAAACGTATCCCAATAGTGGACGCTACAACGCGTACAGG GTGAACCTGCGGTGTCAGCACAACACCTTTCCCAAATCAGTTGTGAAAAAGACCAAAAACACGTCATGCGGCGCCACCATGTACCTGATGCTGAAGAGACACACCTACAGCCAGAACAGGAAGTCAAG GTCTGGGGATCCTCACATTAAAGACGGCTACCTGTTGAATGTCAATCTCAAACACGAGCACAACCACCCGCTGTCGTGTGCGGACGCCGTGCGGAGACGAGCCGTCTCGGACGAGACCGTGGCCAAACTGAAGACGCTGTTTGAGAGCGGCCACTCGCCCTCCTCCGCCCTGCACACCATCAAGTTCGACCtgcaggagcaggagggggaCAACTATTTGACCGCTGCTACAGACCACTCCATCTGTCCTGACATCCAGTTCTGCTTCAG gctgTACTACAGGCTCTTCCAGAGACGGTACCGTTCTCCGTCAGGTGAGGAGCTGCTGGTGGAGCTGCAGGACCGACTCCAGCAGTACAACAGGCTGCAGGCCGACACCAGCGCCAAAATGGAACAAACTGAGGACGGCCAGTTGGTCGTTGCTGTATGCACCCCGCTCATGAAGAGGGTGCACACGAAGCTGAGAGAGAGCGGAGAAATCATCTTTGTGGATTCATCGGGAAATTGCGGCCGCCAGAAGCACCGGATATTTCTCCTCCTGACCCACTCGGCCGCCGGGGGGCTGCCGCTGGGGGTGATAGTGACGACGTCAGAGAGCCAGTCCACCATCACAGCcgggctgcagctgctgcaaacCCTCCTGCCCGGCGGTGGGTTTTTTGGACGGAAACAGCCTCAGGTGGTCATGACGGACGACTGCAGGGCTCTGCGTCAGTCCCTGCAGGCCGTGTTCCCCGAGgccaagctgctgctgtgtgtgttccacCAGCTGCAGGCCATGTGGAGGTGGCTGTGGAACGCCCACAACGGCGTGGCCAAGCAAGACCGACCGCAGCTCCTCAACTTGTTCAAGAGCCTCGTGTACGCCGACTCCACCCTGGCACTGATAGCACAGTACAACAGATGTCTCGCCGACGCCGTTGCCATGAAATATCCTCGATTCCTCCACCACCTGGCAGAG GTCTATGAGAGACATGAAGAGTGGGCCGTCTGTCTTCGCGATGATTTCCCGACCAGAGGGCCCAACGGCAGCAGTTTTGTGGAGAGTGCTGTCAAAGTGATGAAGGAGAAGGTCCTCCACAGGCTGAAGGCGTACAACGCCACTCAGCTGGTGGATTTTGTCACCAGCAGGATGGAGGGCTACTACGTCCGCCGCCTCAACGACGTAGCAAACAACAGAATGGCCGGGCTTGCCAGAGCAAAGCCTCTCCTTCATGCAAATGATGTGGATGGTGAAATCATTGTACAG GTAGACCAGAATCACTACGTGGTTCAAAGTGCAACATCTGAGTTGCAGTATGACGTCAACTTGGCGATCGGATGCTGCACGTGTGCGGTCGGAGTCACTGGTGCGCCCTGCAAACACCAAAACGCAATCCTGAGCAAGTTTGGCCATCATGAGATCTTCCTGCACGTCACCACACCTCAGATGAGGAGGCTGTACCGGGAGATCGCAACCG GTAGTGAGGGTGTTTTGCCAGAGTTAGGTGACAGCAGCCATGTGAGTGCCAGTCCTGGACGAG GCACATCTGGcgagcagctgcaggagacgGTCCAGCCTGACGAC AGGATGGAGCTGCCCGACTACAGCAGGCAGCTGATGCAGCAGCTGTGGGCCTTGAAGAAGGAAGGCCACCTGTGTGACTGCACCATCCTGGTGGGAGACAGTCAGCACCGCGCACACAAGCTGGTGCTGGCCGCCTCCAGCATGCTCTTCAG GTCTCTCCTGGACGGCTCAGACACCATCTCCATCGACACGGCCGTGGTTTCCTCGCAGGAGTTTGGCTGCCTGCTGGACATGGTCTACACGGGCCGGCTGCCCGTGGGCAAGCACAACGTCAGCCGCATCGTGGCCGCCGCAGAGAGCCTGCAGATGTTCGACGTGGCCGTCGGCTTCAAGAACATCCTCAGCAGCCTGGTGAGCCCGCCGGCCGCCGTGCCACCCGCACACGGCCGGGACCCCCGGCTCCAGAACGCCGAGGGGCAAACCGCATCCGCTGAAGGAGAACCCTCAGCCGAGAAGGAGGCCCGGACGCCCGGCAGGACCAAG ATCATGAACGCCACGCTGAGCAGCCTGGCCGTGATTCCAGAGAGCATCATCTGTCTCAAG GCTGATGAACCCGTAGCAGATTATGCAGTGATGGATGACGTGTATCAGG TGAGAGTGTCGGAGTGA